The nucleotide window CCGCCTTGAAGCCGTTGGAGCGGGCGAGTATGGCGTGCCGCTTTTCTTTCAATGCAACGTCGTAATACTTGGTCATGCCATCGTAACCGACGACAAAATGGCCCTCGTCGAGCAGCCGCTTCGCCAAGTGAAATCCGATGAAGCCTGCAGTGCCAGTAATAAGATACCGCATCCGATTCCCTCAATGCGGGGCGGATTGGCTTCATTCAGCCCCCGATGGCCCGCCTCGGCTTCACGCTTACCGCACTGCACACAGCCATGTCTACCACGGAGAACGATGGGACGACGGGACCGTTGCAACCGCGTGGAAGCGGGTCCGGAACTGCCGGTTGAACCGGCCCCAACGTGAGGGGGCGTCAAGCGGATACGGGATGCCGCCAGGACGATATCGAACCATTTTTCTGCTGAAGATGCGCCATGCGCCGAGCGCTTCCAGCCGATGGTGCGCTGCGCAAGAGCGCAGCGCCGCCTCGAAGTCATGCTGCACTGCGATCCGTTTCATGCTATCGCAGAGGCCACTCTCGAACACGCTCGCCAGCTCCCCCTTGGGTCCGTTCGCCTGCATGTCCCGCGCGCATCTTTCGCAGGAAAGGAAGGGTATGACCGTTTCGGAAACGCCCCTGCAGAAAATCAAAGCTGATCTTCGCCACTATGCGTCTTCCGAGCGCAGGGGCGTGTCTACTGCCTTTGTCTTCCGCATGTTCCTGCTGACGCCTGGGTTTCAGTTCGTGTTCGCGAACCGGCTGCAGGAGATCGTCGTCCGCATCCCGCTCATCGGGCGTTTGCTGCGTCGGATCATCTGGTGGGCGACCTGCCTGATCTTCAGCTCGGAGATCGCGCTCGCGGCCAAGGTCGGGGGCGGCCTCTACGTGCCCCACCCCTATGGCATCGTCGTTGGCGCGGCCACCATCGGCCGGAACCTGCGCCTGCTGCAGAACGTGACCATCGGTCGCAAGAGTTCGGTCGACCCGCGCGATCCGGTGATCGAGGACGATGTCCAGATCTCCGCGGGCGCTGTGCTGCTCGGCCCCATCACCATCGGCGAGGGGGCTGTCGTCGGCGCCAATTCCGTCGTGCTGAAGGACGTTCCGGCCGGAGCCCTGGCCATCGGCATTCCGGCGCGGATCATTCCGGCCGCCGTGCCCGAGGTTGTGGCTGGCGCCGACCCTCTCGTCGCCTCCGCCCTCTGACCGCGGGGCGGCTCGACCATGCGCATCGCCCTGTTCAACGCGCTCTATCCGACGCCGCTCCAGCCGAAGATCTTCGGTGGCGCGGAGGTGCTCGTGCGGCAGATCGCCGAACGTCTCGTGGCCCAGGGCGACGAGGTCACGGTGGTGCGCCTTTCGCTGGACGGGATCCGCCAGACCGAAGAGGCCAACGGCGTGCGCGTGGAATTCGTGCCGATCCGCAACCTCTTCACCCCGTTCGGGCCGCGGCATAACACGCTGGCCCATCTCGCCTGGCACGTCATCGACGACTGGTTCGTCGCACCGGGCGAGATCGCCGGCATTCTCGACGGCTTTCGACCGCAGGTCGTGCACTCCCACACCCTCAACGGCCTGAACGCCCACATCTGGCACCTGGCGCGGGACCGGGGCGTGCCCGTGGTCCACACCCTGCACGATTACTATCTCGTTTGTCCGCGCTGCTCGCGCTTCAAGGGCGAGGCCCCTTGCGCGGTGACTTGCGGCAGCTGTGCCGCCCTCACCGTTCGCCGCCGGCAGCGCGCCGGGCTCGTGAATGCGGTGGTGGGCGTGAGCCAACGGACGCTCGACATCCACCTTGACGCGGGGCTGTTCGCGGATGCCGCCCGCCACGTCATCCGCAACGTGCCCAATCCGGACATCACATTCGTGCCCATGGACCTGCCGGGGCGGCCGTTGCGGGTGGGATACCTGGGGCGCTTCTCGCCGGAAAAGGGCGTGCGCCTGCTGGTCGAGGCGGCGGGGCGCCTGCCGCCGGGGACGGTAAAGCTCGTGCTCGCCGGCAATGTCTCCCAGGAGGAGCGAGCGGCGCTCGCCGCGCTGGCGCCGCAGACCGAGCTGGATTTCGTCGGCTTCGTGGCGCCGAAGGATTTCTACG belongs to Xanthobacter autotrophicus Py2 and includes:
- a CDS encoding Serine acetyltransferase-like protein (KEGG: bja:blr2371 serine acetyltransferase), encoding MSRAHLSQERKGMTVSETPLQKIKADLRHYASSERRGVSTAFVFRMFLLTPGFQFVFANRLQEIVVRIPLIGRLLRRIIWWATCLIFSSEIALAAKVGGGLYVPHPYGIVVGAATIGRNLRLLQNVTIGRKSSVDPRDPVIEDDVQISAGAVLLGPITIGEGAVVGANSVVLKDVPAGALAIGIPARIIPAAVPEVVAGADPLVASAL
- a CDS encoding glycosyl transferase group 1 (PFAM: glycosyl transferase group 1~KEGG: bja:bll2376 probable glycosyl transferase), translating into MRIALFNALYPTPLQPKIFGGAEVLVRQIAERLVAQGDEVTVVRLSLDGIRQTEEANGVRVEFVPIRNLFTPFGPRHNTLAHLAWHVIDDWFVAPGEIAGILDGFRPQVVHSHTLNGLNAHIWHLARDRGVPVVHTLHDYYLVCPRCSRFKGEAPCAVTCGSCAALTVRRRQRAGLVNAVVGVSQRTLDIHLDAGLFADAARHVIRNVPNPDITFVPMDLPGRPLRVGYLGRFSPEKGVRLLVEAAGRLPPGTVKLVLAGNVSQEERAALAALAPQTELDFVGFVAPKDFYAQVDVAAVPSIWEEPGALVLLDALAAGRPVLATAFGGLPEMFADGLTGWTVQPDAESLASTIGRLVDTPALVLDAHRRLEAHRSRNLGDMVASYSQIYRDLARLPA